The nucleotide window caagtattgtttttttgttttgtttttttgcttaatAAAGGTATTAATTACTTGATAATATTTTAAGATGTTGTAATTGTGTAGATTTTAATTAAGTGGCATGCTCCATGGTTCAAAAACAGTCAACATAGTAAGACTTAAAACTTTTGGCCTCTATTGGTTTGATACAAACTCAATTCAATCTTCACAGACTTTCATGTTCAAATGGTCACATTTATATCAGAAACAAACATCTTGTAGAAACAGTGGTCTTTGCCCCTCATTTTCCTTTCCTGACATTTGTAAGGGAAGGCATTTTTATGTAAATTAcacatttaaattgttttacACATTAAAGTTATGAATAATTAAGGCCTTAAGACTCTAGGTgacatggatgccatttttttCTCACTGAGCAACAGTTCTAAAGAGTCTACCGTTTAGTTTTTCCAGTAAACAAGCCTGTGTCTTGCTAGTCAAATCAGCATGCCAATCTTGTGTGTTAGTGGGCTCATGGTGGCTGTAACCATGTTTTATATAAAATCTAATCGAGTATCAGTGGAAGATTCCAGACAGGAAACTCAACGTGATCAGTATCAGATACCTCATTCATACTTTGTAATCTCCTGTCTGATCAGTCAGCAACGTTATTCTTTCGTATTCATAGGGGTGCCTGAGAAAACTTTGATAAGTTGAACCTATCATATGTAACTGCTCATACCTTCATGCTAACATAATTGGGCTGCAGTGCCACTCAGATCTCCGCCTCTGGTGTTGAAAGTTTTTGGCTGTCTTCGCTTTAATAAGATCTTATGTTTGAACATGTGTTTGGTGAAGGCGGATCAGTTTCTTTAGCAGCAGCTTACTGCATCTCAGATCCCTCTGAGAGCTCCCTCAAAAGGCACAGCCTTATCCACTAACCCTCCATAACCCTAACGCCTCCGCAACCCTCTGCTACAAATGGTCAGTTCCTTAACTGCTGTGTTTCTAACTGACTAAAACACACTTCAAGTAAAGCAGGTACTACTCTCCTCTGAAATAAGGTTACgctttaaaaacatgtaaacCTTTTTTGAGCTTTATAACAATACCTTAGGTAACCACCTAAGGTGTACTGGTGGATTCAATTAAAGCTTTTTTATTAGGATAAAATGTGAGGAATAAAAACATTGTTCCCACATTTCTACCTAGAGAGGTAAGAGGATATTACATCATCACGTTTGTTCCAACTTGCCCATATCTAAGATGACATCAAGACAGGAGTCAGGATGCGAAGTGACTGATCCACACCCTCTATGAGTAATTAATTAAACATGAACACAGAAAGTAGTGTTTCAAGTAACAATGAATCACTTGTTTCATCTATTCATTTCAAactatattttgttttcaattcGCCAATTACAGCCTTAAAGATATTGTGATTGTGTCTGGCTATAAACACAAgcgagaagaagaagaaggagagaaaAGTTCCATTACTCCCCCAACACAACTTTATTTTAAGAACAGGGGCACTGAGTATGCCATATACGTCACGTCTTGACCTTACTCTTAAAAATGGAAGCCCGCAGGCAACTCAGGGAGGGAATGTTTATGCAGCGACAGCCTATCATTGCTCCGGGCTGAGAGTCACGGCGGGGCGAGCTGCTGTTTACTCAGGGAGAGCCAATCACATTACAGACGCGCCGTTCTAGTTCCGCCTTCGTGCGACTTATGATTCTGAGCTATAAAGTTGCCAGACAAGtcaagagggagaaagagaggaggaCTGAACAATGAGAGAGAACCTTACTAGTGTGTCATCCCCAAACATGGCATTTACTGACTGCATGAAACCCACAGAGCTGGCTGCAGACAAGGAGATCAAGTAAGATGATGCAGTGTTCAATGACCACTTTCCTGGTCACAATGTCCTTGTAAAAGAATTGCACATCTTTAAAGGTAGATGAGtgaactctttttttaaattttcttttataaagGAGGAAAAACTGGAGGAACAGAATACGACTTCTCCTGAAGACAAACTCTACACAGCGTGTGAAAAACAGACTCTGCCGGTAAGCCCTGTTTGTTTTACaagttgttttaaaatgatttctgtGGATCGAATGTATCAAATTTCGGGTGTTCagttaatttgcattttatgtAAATTAAGATTTGGCATATTTCACACTTATGCATATAAGTAAGAACTGTACATGGCTCAAATAAGTCCTTAAATTCTTAATGGAAAAGATATGAGCGCATCAAATGGCTGTAAATTAATTCATCAAAAAGTTTGCAAAACAATCATGCAACACGATCATGCAATATGACTCAACTTTGATAAGCAATTCAAGGAATTTGCAGTGACACTTCACTAACGTAGTAGTTAGCGCTACTATAATTATCTCTTACGTGAGCTGTGTTCTTTACCCTCAGGCCAAACGTAGATGACGTGAACCAATGGGCGCAGTCGCTTGACAAGCTGCTCAGTCATAAATGTAAGTATCATTCACCCGTCTATTGGCACATTGAGTCACTAAGGTTACACAACACGGTTACTGTGAAATCTTTTTATAGTCATCAGTAAAACAAAGCTGGCACTCCTTTCACCTACATGAATGGGCAAAGAGCCAGTAGGTGTCACGGAAGTAGCTTTCTAATCTTTCTCATCTCCCTCGCTGTCTCTCACGCAGATGGGAAAATTGCATTTTGTATCTTTCTGAGGTCCGAATTCTGCGACGAGAACATTGAGTTTTGGTCGGCCTGCGAGGAGTTCAAGAAGATCAAGTCACGGAAGGAAATGGCGTCCAAGGCCAACCGCATTTACGAGGAGTTCATTAAAAGTGAAGCGCCAAAGGAGGTAACGGCTAACAGATGGATTTGTTTGTTCTCTTTAAGCTGATTTTAATCAGAATTCATGCActtttaataataaagataTTCTTTGTTAAAATGGAGGTCAAAGGCTCATTCTGGATGTTTGTCTTTGGTCACAGGTCAACTTGGATTTCCAAACCAAAAACGCCATCGCGCAGAGTCTCCACAAGCCCACTGCAACTAGCTTCCTGGTAGCTCAGAGGAAAATCTACAACCTGATGGAGAACAACTCTTACCCCAGGTTTATCAGCTCTGACCTCTACAAAGAACTGTATGCAGCTGCAGCAAGAGAGGACATGGACGTTAAGTCCTAGCATAACTAAACACCCACTTGTGGAGTCACTTGCTTACCCCTCTGATTGTAAATAGACTGTCCACCATGTTCATTCCAGGTGCTACCTCGGTATAATACAGCTGAATGCAAATTTGTAGCATAAACATTAACGGGCGAGTGTGGAAAATGCAAAGTGCTGTCAAGAGCTCTCAACGAGGAAGCGGGAATGGTTGGGCCGGATCCTGTATGTCGCTGCAGACAGTGCACAGACTGTCTCAAGCAGATGGGACTAATGCTAAGCTTTCATCACTGAGCCATTACCTGAACCTTCTTTTCAATGCCAATAGACATTTTGAGCAATGATGCAGACAGTGCTGATCTAGTGCCTCTGCATTCAAAGTCAAAACACTTGCCATTTAACTCTGCATCTCTTACCTTACATCAAACCAACaacagtgacaggaagtgttttcTGTCACGGTATCCGTTTGAAGGCTTTGTACGGTCAAACACACCTCACGTGTAACTCTAGTTTGCATTTCTCTGCTGGTTGCAGCAgtttacattaaaacaaaattacaatTGTAATTTATATGACACAGTTTCATCTAATGCCTATGTTTGGCCTGAAATTACTGTGATACTGTAAGATACTGTAAATGTGTGATGTTGCACTATGTGTTTAATGTGAATTTAAGGATTGAGCAGCTGGACTGTTTggttattaaaatgttttgttcaaCACTGTAATGTTCTGGATGTGTTTGTTTACCAGTTTAATGCACAAAATATGTAGCACTGAAGAATGCACGAGTTCTCTGAAAAAGGAGTACGTCAGCAAAAGGGATTTAAGGTAGCTCTCTTGCTGGATCCTCTTTTAGCAGACTACTCGGAAATGTAAAATCTACATTACTGCTAGAGTGAGTTTTTCTTAACTCACTTCAACagtagtttttaaaataatgaattaaaaagaacaaagctAGCTGACGTAAATAAACTAGCTGAGGCTAGCTTGTGCCCAAGCTAACTTTTTGGGGTAACTGGGGCCTGTAAGAAAAACTCAAATGTAGTCGACATCTTTTCGGGGTACAAAGCTAATATGTGCGAAGTGTTTAGTATACGGTTGCTTTAAACCACACTACAGCATAAATATAGTTAAATAAATATAgtcaaatatagtttgtctgaGTTTGCATACTTACAGTTGAATGTAGTACGCTATATACATTAAAGCATAGGTACTCGTTTTGCACAGTCTTGAGAGAGTACTTTTGGCTCAGACCCAACACCCAACGTCAAGTGTTTCAAACAGGAAAGACTTGACGGAAATAATGACTGCCTTTGTCACGCCAGCTCTTTTTATGCAGCATTTGCAGAGTTCATGACAGAACACATTATCATATACATATAACACCTATAATACTAAATTCTACTCTGAGGTGACATTTTCACACACTTGAACACCTGTGCCTAGTGCCAGTATTGAAAACACacttgttggtgttttttttttactttctgccATGTTACCTAACATACTGATACAATAAGTTTCTAGTCTTTAAACTCAAATTTTGGTCTCCACCAGGCCTCAAGGGAAATATGTCCTTAGCTGTTCTATAGGGTCTTTCCATACATTTTCTACATATGAGTTATGTTTCCCAGTTCGTCTGGCATGTCGAGGTTGTGCACAGTAATGCGCACTCGAGGAAAGTGTTACATTCAAAATACAATCAATGTATGTTGAAATGCAGAAGAAATATGTACAAATACAGTTTTAGAGGACCTTTAAAATCCCAAATTCTTTGTTTAAAATAGCAACAACAAATGGTTAGTAAGATAAATGCCTCGCAATGTTTAACAGAGCAGTCAGACTTATTAGATAATGTGCTGCATGTTCAGTTGCCCAACAACAACATTCCTCGTCTTTTCTGGAACATTGCATTCTTTTTTGTACAGTTGAGTTCGCACACTGTAACAGTAAGTGTAGGAGAAGAGGACGGCCTGACTGACAGCAGGGAGAGTCCTCTTCTGTGAACTCACAGTGGTGGCTGACAGTGGCCAGACACCCAGACCTTAGCTTCTGCTCTCTCTGTCAGACCTCTGCCCTGCTGTCGTGACGAAACGGAATCATCTTTTAAAGCGGCAGCTCTCCAGAACCATATGTTCTGCTGTTCTGTGATGTGAGCACCATGAGCCAGCGATTTCATACCAGTGTGTTAAACTCtgctctttctttgtttttgtgctggaTTCATGTTCCCATAAAACTGCAGGACAACAATGGGGTGAGGGATGTTTAGGATATGGATGCTCCAGAGATGTTTGACACACCAGTAATTTAGGTGAAATTTTCTTCTAGTCACGTCATATTTACTTGTCTGATCCTTTCATTTATACCTGGAAACTTTCCATACTTCTATGTCTGTTCattttattcaactcattcagGTGCAGTTTGCAGTGGCAGCAGTCTAAACAGATGCCGAGACCTTTATTGCCTTGGAGACCCCCTTCCTTTAGGGGGGGGATACTGAGGTACTTCGAAACCAGCCAGTATGTCATAGTGACTGGACGCGTCTGAAACACCTTGCCTAAGGTATGTCTACTGAAATCCCCTGGTTCCTTTCAACGTGGAGTAGTCCGTCCCAAATGACTTATCTTATTTCTAAGGGCATGTCCTGACACCCTCCGGAAGAAGCCCATTTCCGCATCTGGCATCTGTGATTGTTTTCTGTTGGTGACTTTCTACAGTCCCTGCCCACATAGGTGAGGGTAGAAACATAAATTTACAGTAAACAGCTTTAATTTCAATGCTTGGctttcattttcagctcttttcaccACAACAGATGAAAGCTGCTTTCTTGCACTTAGTTTGAAGCGTGAGCTGAAGGTTAATGCtcaatgaaaacaaagaaacccccaaaacaaagtaAACTAACGCTTTGTGTTTAGCCCATACATACATCTCCAAAGCACTCCTAGACTTTTTATACAGTTTGCACATCTAGTTGTCAAAGGAGAAAAGAGGTCTGGAAGAAGTACTTCTTCcagagttttttttccccaaagacTAATCATGAAAACCTATCAATCTTCCTAATCTTAGTCAACAAACAATGCCAAACATTCGATGGTTCCTGTTTCTCAATGCTTATGCGTCACTGTGAAATTGACTTCTTTTGGGTTTTGAAATGCTGGCTGAACAAAAAGAAAGCAACCGAGAGATTTAACAGAAAGGGATACAAAAAAGTGAACTGTGGGCCCAGTGCTGATGTTATTCTGCCACACATTTTCTCCATGTCTGATTATGGAACCGTCGTTGCTTAAGGCCTCTGAAGACCTTTGAGGAATCATATGTGATAATGAGCTGTgcaaataaacttgccttgacCTTTAAAGTAGACCTACCCAGCACATATTCCATTACGCAGATGCCTGgctatttttaaaatcttaattCTTTTATCTAACATCTGCATCCGTCTACCACATCATCACGCTCATTTTTGTGACGACAGTCAAAGGATACAATAGGCGTGAAAACACAATGGCAATTAGTGCATACAACAGCAGATAGTCAAAAAAACACAGGGTGCTGGTAAAGTATTCACAAACACGCTGCAAAACTGGAATGTCATCATAGTGAACACCTTTGCTGATCCACATGGTTTGAtgcaagaaaataaaactgtctttgcctctctctctctaaacTGGTAGTAAAACCTGTGGGTTCTCATTTGTTGCCATGGATGATCATGGCAACAGACTACTGGGATCAGATCCAAGGAGTACTCAAAAGGTGTATGTGTAAACACTGGATCCAAATTTAGAAACGGGCCACGTCCTACTTTGGTCAGCACTCTGCACATACGTCAGTCTGCACAGGCCTTTAGACGCACACAGTGTTTGAGCGCAGCCAATTTCTGTACACCGCCGTCCCAAATTTGATTTACTTGACAAATTAGGAGGGGATACTTTGCCTTCAGTgttaaaaaacatcaaaacactGCAATGGGAATGTATCCAAAAGCCACACAGACGTCATTAAATTTCCAGTCCATTGTTGATGATGGACTTATAAGGACCTGGCGGCTTGATTGTGTCTTCCCATCAAGTCCAGCTCTAAAACAAAGATCTGAATGTTTGATTGCTTAAGTAGGAGAtcttttagaaaaacagtagCACACTCGTACTACAGCTATGTTAAttaaatgggggaaaaaaaaaaaaaaaaaaaaaaaagtcttgatACATGGCCTTCAAGATGTACAGTAAATACATTCCCTGCTATTTCACTGCTACACCACCAGATGGAGCCAAAGATCCACACCATTTAGCTACACAGCACTGATGGGTAAACTATCTGCAGACACATCTAAACATCAGGGGAACGCATAACACAGGTCCATAAAAGCAAGCAGTCCACAAACATCTAGACatttttattatgaaaataaGACAGAACATCATTTGATAACAGCTTTCCTTCGATCATGCATTAGAGCTGATGGAcacatgatttttctttttttcccctaccAGACAGTCTTTCGGCTACACCCGAAGGGCATTCCTCAGTCTCTGGATGGTTTAATGGGTTGCCATGGTGAGAGTGTGCTGCAGACCATCCTCGGTCATTAATACAAATGTGACAGGTacagtatctgtgtgtgtgtgtgtgtgtgtgtgtgtgtgtgtgtgtgtgtgtgtgtgtgtgtgtgtgtgtgtgtgtgtggggtggggtggggggtggagaATGACTGTAGGGTTCAGGATGgacgtgtgtgcgtgtgtgtgtgtgtgcgtgtgtgtgtataaatcaGAGTGTGTTCTTGTTCACTTGGCCTCCTGGGCTTTTTTGGCACTCTGTTTCTCTTTCGCCTGGGGAAACAAACCCAGagacatttttattaatagcAACGGAGGACCTTCCCATTTCACATGTAATTTCTTTGTATAATTCCTCTGGTTATTTCCCATTAAACTATCACAGTCACAACAATTAAACTCATATGCTCTAGTTAGTAATAGATtaataaatgcatttatttccCGTTTTTGTTGTCCAGTTGGAATCaattaatgaaatgaaaagttATTTCCCATGAAAAGGTCCTGTATTAATAAACAGAAATTACTTCACTGAAAGACAGTGCCTACTTTTCAAATCAAGTTTGCCCCCTAGTGGACACAACAGCCAATAACAGTCTGGCTTTCTAACAGTTTCACTAATCAGCATGTTCTTAAACAAATGCCCCTCACCAAAATCTCAAAAGGGAATTCTTCATTCAGAAAGGCCCTTCACATTAAGAAAAGGTATTTCATTATCACTCCTCCAATGCTCATAAAAGCTACCTGCTGGCAGCACTCGGcttattaattaaaataatgtgCTTGTTAAAAGaacaatgttttaaaatgtcaaagTACTCGAGTCTTCTGAGAACACTCGCCTGCTCAAAGTAAACAGGACTGTGGAAAGCTGGAGAAAGTGGGGGGGAATTACCTTCTCCACCAAAGGTATTAACTGCTGGTACTCTGCCAGCGTCTTCAGCAGCTCCATGATGAAAGGAAGATAGTTGTGCTTTCGTCGAATATTTTCAATCtgtaagaaagaagaaaaaaaatccacatccACCAATCTTTCTGGGAGGAGAATTACTTCTTCATGGACTGGCTTTCTGTAAGACCCGTCACATGCAAATACATTATGAAATTATTAGTGAAGAAGAGGCCCACCTTATATCTTTTTAGTTTCTGGTTTTCTTCTTCAATAAGGAGCTGGTACTTTGCAATCTCTGACTGGATGGAGCTGAGGAACGTGCTGCTCTGGTCTGTGTCCATTGGTTCATCCTGGAAACAGAAGGTGGGAGAAGGTTTCTGTCCACTCACTGAATACTTGCACTCAGAACAAACGGTGATGATACTTAGAGGAAACGCACGCAGCAGCTAAATCTCTGCGAGCGGCTTTAATCACTAAGATATGGAAAAATAACACAGGCAAAGATTTTATTAATCATAACAGAAGCAACACACTAGACAATGAGCTGCAGTGAACAACATGTTAAGTCAGTTTTACATTCTTCCACCCATCACTCAGAAAACTTTTGTGAATGAAGGGTTGACCTTCATTCAGACCTCTTGTGGTTAAAGACTTCAGCCTTGCAGCAGCTGTGTATTCGGGGTGTGATCAGTATACCTTGACAGATCTGTTAGGTGTGGTTAGTTACAGCAACATCCCATAACAGTGCACAGGCACAGGACCATGGCAACAGACTACTTTCAATCAGAGAGAGGCCAGCTTTCTTTCATCGCTCTCTTAAGACACCTGCTCTTCTCTGGCAGGCACAACTTTGAAAACCCAAATAAAAACAGCTCACACCTACACCCTGCTATTCTGGGGGGGGACTTAAAATCCTTAACCTTTTACAGATCACCGATTTTGAGAAACTTCCAATCATTAACTGAATGTGAACAGATAGAGAAATGTCAGGCAATTTGCTGATAAGCTGATATCCATGTTTGGCTCATGTATCTGTGCAGCCCCTTTCATAAAAACGAAATCTCATTGATTTCATAAATATGAAATCTCTCACTCACGTCAGGTCATGTAAACTCCATATTTTATCTAATATACGTTATCAAGCAGTGGAATAAGGTTTGACATTTCAACCAGTGTCAGAGCGTAAATATCAAAGCCATAGACAGTCTTACAGACTCCTTTTCTGAAAAAAGTTCCTACAAATGTTTGCCATCAAAAGCCTTaagaaacaaaatgtttctgtgcagagAGACTAAAAAAGGAACTGCCTCACTATTAAACAGAAGGAATGAGAAGCCTTTATGTTCAGCAGTTGATCCATTACTCTAAGATGATATGCAGTTCTTGTGTTGTTCGAAAAGTTTGGTTAACTTTTAGTTTGTACTCTTGTAAGCCAGCAGCCGATGTAGAATGTTTCCACGCGTGTCTTTTTGATGCAATCTCTGACTCTGAACATAAATACTGACAGCTAAAAGGCGTCTTGAACCACAGCCAGAACCACATGATGCTCTCTGCTCATCTTCAGTGGCTCACGGTGGTTTTGATTTAataatgggggggggggggggggggggggggggatagacgaatatgaaaatgaacagtggggatttcatttttattcatgacTGACAATGACTGATATCTAGCTTGTATAGACACAAAAGTCAATGTGTGCATCACCTGGTGCCTTATCCTCTTAACTTTCCTGAACCTCGACAGTGGTGGGGAGCACAGCTGTATACACATAAATGGCAAAAAGCTCCGTTCCCCAAGCTTTGGGCTCCACatccaaaaaaggaaaagtcaCAGAGGAGAAGGGAGAACTTAGCAGTGAACGGAGAGATCTGCAGCAGGACTTTAGCCTAAATTTAAGTCAGAGCAgcttgtttcttttccttttacCATTTTAAAAAGCTATTAGGATGCAGTTATGTACTAATACACAGATGGGCCTCAAAGTGTCTGGAGAGCTTCTGTTTCACAGTAAGCCTAACAGGGTATTTCTTCCCCCTCTTCAGCTGTTCTGCTGGTATATTAATTCAAAAGTTAAACATTTTCAGTACTTCAGGCCCATCATTTCAGCACTGACTTAAAGTGTGCGTTGGGGCCCCCTGGTGGGACATGAGGGTACTGCAGGTCGGCCACAGTAATAACAGAAATTCAGTTTGAAATTACTCACAAGCATGTACAGTTACACATTTATCtcaatttatttgtttatataaaaagcgatttaaaaaaagaaagttggtTCAGATTGAGCTCGGAACCTCTCTGGAGGTCATTTGGCAGCTTTTTTGAAACAAGAAGAACAAATGAATTTCCTCTGCAGCAACATTCcttatatatttgtttattgCTTCAGTCCATTTTTGCCTGTtgtaataacaacatgacaCATGTGCCGTCTGTTTTGGTTGCATATCCCCATAAACAGACTCTGTTCTGCATGTTATTTTGGTTCAGCTGGGTTTGAAATTGCAATGTTATTAAGTATTtcctgttattaaaaaaaaataaaaaattaaatgggTTAAATGAGATGACAGAATTTT belongs to Oreochromis niloticus isolate F11D_XX linkage group LG17, O_niloticus_UMD_NMBU, whole genome shotgun sequence and includes:
- the LOC100706770 gene encoding regulator of G-protein signaling 2, with protein sequence MRENLTSVSSPNMAFTDCMKPTELAADKEIKRKNWRNRIRLLLKTNSTQRVKNRLCRPNVDDVNQWAQSLDKLLSHKYGKIAFCIFLRSEFCDENIEFWSACEEFKKIKSRKEMASKANRIYEEFIKSEAPKEVNLDFQTKNAIAQSLHKPTATSFLVAQRKIYNLMENNSYPRFISSDLYKELYAAAAREDMDVKS